A genome region from Streptomyces antimycoticus includes the following:
- a CDS encoding F0F1 ATP synthase subunit C: MSAVDLAAGVSGSLGSIGYGLAAIGPGVGVGIIFGNGTQALARQPEAAGLIRANQILGFAFCEALALIGIVMPFVFGK; encoded by the coding sequence ATGTCCGCTGTGGACCTCGCCGCAGGTGTTTCCGGCTCCCTCGGCTCCATCGGTTATGGCCTCGCGGCCATCGGCCCCGGCGTCGGCGTCGGCATCATCTTCGGTAACGGCACCCAGGCCCTGGCCCGTCAGCCCGAGGCCGCCGGTCTGATCCGTGCCAACCAGATTCTCGGCTTCGCCTTCTGTGAGGCGCTTGCCCTGATCGGCATCGTCATGCCGTTCGTGTTCGGTAAGTGA
- a CDS encoding F0F1 ATP synthase subunit B: MNALVQVAAEESENPLLPPIPELVIGLIAFAIVFFFLAKKLLPNINRVLDERREAIEGGMEKAEATQAEAQQVLEDYRAQLADARHEAARLRQEAQEQGAALIAEMRAEGQRQREEIIAAGHAQIEADRKQAAQTLRQDVGRLATDLAGRIVGESLEDVARQSRTIDRFLDELEAKTNDGSKAEAGR; encoded by the coding sequence GTGAACGCCCTGGTACAGGTGGCGGCCGAGGAGAGTGAGAACCCTCTCCTCCCGCCGATCCCGGAGCTGGTCATCGGCCTGATCGCCTTTGCCATCGTCTTCTTCTTCCTCGCCAAGAAGCTCCTCCCGAACATCAACCGGGTTCTGGATGAGCGCCGTGAGGCGATCGAAGGCGGCATGGAGAAGGCCGAGGCCACTCAGGCCGAAGCCCAGCAGGTCCTCGAGGACTACCGAGCCCAGCTCGCCGACGCCCGTCACGAGGCCGCGCGACTGCGCCAGGAGGCGCAGGAGCAGGGCGCCGCGCTCATCGCCGAGATGCGCGCGGAGGGCCAGCGGCAGCGTGAGGAGATCATCGCTGCCGGTCACGCCCAGATCGAGGCCGATCGGAAGCAGGCCGCTCAGACCCTGCGCCAGGACGTGGGCAGGCTCGCCACCGACCTGGCCGGCCGGATCGTCGGCGAGTCGCTCGAGGATGTGGCCCGGCAGAGCCGCACCATCGACCGGTTCCTCGACGAGCTCGAGGCCAAGACGAACGACGGCTCGAAGGCCGAGGCCGGCCGATGA
- a CDS encoding F0F1 ATP synthase subunit delta, whose translation MNGASREALAAARERFDALTDNTSVDASKLAEELAAVTALLDREVSLRRVLTDPAQPGEAKAELAARVLGGQVGGESIDLISGLVRSRWSRSRDLVDALEQLASAADLVAAERTGALDNVEDELFRFGRIVSSSSELRGALTDRRASVSAKAGLVRELLGGRADQVTERLVIRLVTHPRGRSLESGLDELSKLAAERRDRTVAVVTSAVPLSDRQKQRLGEALGKLYGRKMHLNLDVDPEVLGGISVRVGDEIINGTITDRLDEATRRMAG comes from the coding sequence ATGAACGGAGCGAGCCGGGAGGCACTGGCAGCCGCGCGCGAGCGCTTCGACGCCCTGACGGACAACACCTCCGTCGACGCGTCGAAGCTCGCCGAGGAGCTGGCCGCCGTCACCGCGCTGCTCGACCGCGAGGTCTCGCTGCGCCGGGTCCTCACCGACCCGGCGCAGCCCGGCGAGGCCAAGGCCGAGCTGGCCGCGCGGGTGCTGGGCGGACAGGTCGGCGGCGAGTCCATCGACCTGATCTCCGGCCTGGTCCGTTCCCGCTGGTCGCGCTCGCGTGACCTGGTGGACGCGCTGGAGCAGCTGGCCAGCGCCGCCGACCTGGTGGCGGCCGAGCGGACGGGTGCCCTCGACAACGTCGAGGACGAGCTGTTCCGGTTCGGCCGGATCGTCTCCTCCTCGTCCGAGCTCCGGGGCGCGCTCACCGACCGGCGCGCGAGCGTCTCGGCCAAGGCCGGGCTGGTCCGCGAGCTGCTCGGCGGCCGGGCCGACCAGGTGACCGAGCGGCTGGTGATCCGTCTGGTGACCCACCCGCGGGGTCGTAGCCTGGAGTCGGGTCTCGACGAGCTGTCCAAGCTGGCGGCGGAGCGCCGGGACCGTACGGTCGCGGTCGTCACCTCCGCGGTGCCGCTCAGCGACCGGCAGAAGCAGCGGCTCGGCGAGGCACTGGGGAAGCTGTACGGACGGAAGATGCACCTCAACCTCGACGTGGACCCGGAGGTCCTCGGCGGGATCTCGGTACGCGTCGGCGACGAGATCATCAACGGGACCATCACGGACCGCCTCGACGAGGCGACCCGTCGGATGGCCGGCTGA